The genomic segment AGCGTCATGTGGCGCGCTTCGTCGGACTGCGCCGAGAAGCCGAAGGTGACGGTCGCCATGTCGCCGTTGTAGGCCGCGCCGGACATGAACGGCACGAACAGCAGATTGGTCAGTACGTACTCGAACGAGAAGCCGATCGCGATCATGAATTCGAACGGTCCGGCCGACATCGCATCGTCGAAGAACGAGCGCGGCACCGAGGTGTACCAGATCCGGTCGCGCGAATCGGCGAAGGCGTGAAAGCCGTCGTAGTACTTGTTGTAGTTCGACATCGCATGCACCTGCGTCTGCGCATGCCGGATCTCGTCGATCGCCTGCATCTGGCAGGCGACCTGGGTGCCGACGCCCGGAAATTCGCGGCCGGCACGAGCGAAGCCCTTGTGCGCAGCGTACTCGCCGTGGCTGATCGCCTGCAGGAATATCTTCAGCGCCGACAGATAGCGGGCATCGGTGATGTGCAGATGCCCGTTGTTCTGCGCATGCGCGTCGATGATCGCGTAGAACTTGCGCTCCTTCTCGGCCTGGTACTTCCAGTAGGCGTCCATCGTCAGACGAAACGGATCTTCCCACTGGTCCCAGTCGTGAACCTTGATGCCCTCGAAGCGGGCATACGGGAAAACCTCTTCCACCGAGTGGTAGCTGGTGTCCCAGTGCAGGTCGCGGGTCAGCAGCCGATACTTCTCTTTCAGGCTCAACTTGTTCTTCGTGACTTTTGCATCCATGACGCTCTCCTCGTTCAGCTCGTCCAGCTCAGCGTCAGCGCGTCCTCGTCTTCGCTGACGTTGCCGGTGAGCGTGATCAGATTGATGTGCAGTTCCTGCAGGTCGAACTCGCGTCCGAGCTGCTCCTCGATCGTCTGCTTGCGGATCACCAGCCGGTCCGGTGCGTCGATCTTGATCATTGCCGGCTGACGGATGACCGTCGCCTGCGGGTTGTCGATCTCGATCGCCTCGACGATCGGGCGGGTTTCTTCATTGGCTTGCAGTGCGATGAATACGGTGGACATGGGGCTTCCTCAGATGGCGATGCCGGTCTTTTCGATGCGCGACCGGAACAGCTGCAGCTGTTCGCCAACGAGGTCGTCCGCCTGGTCCTTCAGTGCCAGTTCGACCAGCGGCACCAGCGCCGAGGCCGCGCGGCTGATCCAGGCCTGAATCCATTCCTGCAGCAGCGCGCGGTTGTGCTCGGACTCGGCGGCGGCGATCTTGAGGGTGGCGTCGACCCACTTGCGCGTTTCGGCGAACCAGTCGCTCATGAACTGCGTCAGCATCGCCACCGCCGAGCCGCCGCGCGACGACAGGTAATCGTCGACGATGCGTTCGTAGATCAGCGGATAGAGCAGACCGTCGAGCGCCACGTTCTGCGCCACGAACAGCTCGAACGGATCGCGCAGCACCAGGCAATCCTCGACATAACGCCGCAGCGGCTGCCAGGCCGCAGCGCTGATCCAGGCGCGCTTGCCGTCGTCCAGCGCCTCGACCCCGCCGAGCAGCATTCCCAACCGCGACAGGTATTGCGCGATGCCCAGATTGTCCATCGCGTGATACATGCACGGCTGCGTGAACGTCACGCCGTAGCCGTAGCCGCAGATGAAGCTGTTGTTCTGGTTGGCGCCCCAGGCCGCATGGCGCAACGGCACCAGCAGCCGCAGTGCCAGATCACGAACCTCCTCAGGCAGCGACGAGGCCAGACCGCGCGATTCGACGAAGCCGAAGTTGGCCTCCGTGGTTTCCTGCTGGCGCGCCCGTGTCAGCGTGTAGGTGTTGTAATAGAACTGACGCGGATCCTTGAGCGCATACCAATCGCGCATGACGATGCGGGTGATGCCGGCGTCGTAGAGCGCCTGCTGCGGATCCCATAGCGGCTTGTAGTGCAGATTTTCGGCCGCCTGAAGGTCGTAGCTGCCTTCCTGGTAGCGTGAGGCGGGCTTGTCGCCGAAGCGCCGCGCCAGATGATCGAAAGTCTGGCGCTGCGGCTGGATACTGACCGTGCGAAGGTCGATTTGCATATTGATTCTCCTGTGGCGCTGCGCGCGTGGCGCAGCGCGGCCAAGGCTTATTTGAAGCGGATGTGGGTCGCGTCCGCGAGTCGCCAATCCCAGTCGCCGCGGTCGGCATCCGCCTTGTCCTGCGGCCGCCGCCTCGGCAGCAGCTCGACACGATTGGCGGCGCAGAATTCGGCGAAGGCTTCGCGTCCGAGGATCATTTCGACGAACACCTCGGGCTCGCCGATCGCGAAGTCGAATTCGACGAAACCATTGGCGCGCTCGCCCGTCACCCGCACGAAACGACGGGTGGTATCGAATGCGGAGGCGCTCGTCCCGGAGCGGCAGACTGAACCGTTCATGTCCTTCCCTCAGGTCACGATGGTCAGGAAGGTCTCGTGCAGGCGGCGCTGCACGTAGTCGAGACCGCCACCGGAACCGAGGCCATCGAAGGTCCAGGTCAGCGGCTCGTGGTCCGGATACGGATGACGATGATCCTTGAAGGTCTCGAAGCGGTTGCCGGAGGGATCCCAGGCATAGATGGTGGCGCCGCGCGTGACGCCGTGGCGGGTCGGACCGATGTCCACGGCAACCTTGTTCATCGACATGATGTCGCCGGCACGCAGCACCTGTTCCCAGCTTTCCATCAGAAACGAGCAATGGTGCAGCTTGCCCGGTTCGGGATAGTCGCCGAAGGCGATGTCGTGCGACTTGATCGAACAGCTGAGGAAGATCACCACATTGCCGGTGCCTTCCGGATTGAGCACGCGCTCGACCAGCGTGAACCCGAGCACTTCCGTGAACAGCTTCTGCACCTCCGCGATGTTCGGTCCATAGAGCAGCAGGTGATCCAGGCGGATCGGCGCGATGCCGTGCACCGCGTCCGGCGCCCACGGCTTCGGATCGACCAGTCCGCAACCGTTACCGACGACCGTCTTTTCGGCATACAGCTCGAATAGATGACCCGTGGGCGTTTCGAAGCGGACGCGCTCGCCGGTTTCGAGCATGTCGCCGGCCGGAATGCGCTCGGTCTTCACACCATAGGCGCGCAGATCGGCGTCGAGCTTTTCCAGTGTCGCCTTGTCGAGCACCTTGAACCCGACGAAATCCAGCCCGGCCCGATCGGCCTGGCGCAGGATCACGCTGTTGTGATCGAACTCGTCCCAACACTTCAGATAGACGCGTCCCTGCTCGTCCCGCCCGGTCTCGACCAGCCCCAGGACATCGCGGTAGTGATGGACGCCTTCTTCGAGATCGAGCACGCGCAGCTGCGCATGTCCCGGCCTCAACACACCTGTCATTGCCATACTTTTTCTCCTCCTATGCCCATGCAATTCGATCGTTCCGAAGCCGTGAGCGAGCACGGTCCCCGGGTATTTTTTATGAACTCATTGGTTCTATTGCAGCGAGCATGCCACATCGACTTAGTTGTTTATTTTCAATATCTTGACGTTTATACGTCGCTCTTCGACATACCTTTTAAATGACTATTTCGTCGATCTTCAGGTTCATATTTACAAAACCGTCACGATGCACTGCAACATTTCCAGATTCCGAAAAATCGAGATGCTGCAGCGCAGCGTGGCGCAACGCGGCGTACGCCACGGCAGATACGTGAATGGGTATTGGACGTCGGCCAGGCGTCGCCGGGCGCGGCGTCGCTGCGAAATCGAAACGTTAGGGGTGGCGCCGCGCGCGGGCGCCCGGCGGCCGCTGCCATAGGCGCCGGCGCCGGCGACTAGTCGGGCTCGGTCTGCTTGAGCCGATAGGCCAGTTGGCGGCGCGTGATGCCGAGCGTGCGCGCGGCCTGGGCCAGATTGCCGTCGGCGCGACGCACGGCGAGCTCGATCAGCTGCGATTCGTGGGCGGCGAGATCGAAATCCGGTGCGAGCAGCGCCTCGTAGATCTTTTCGCGACTGGCCTCGCGCGGATCGCAGACGATCCCCTGGCGATCGACCGTCGCGCCCGCCGGCGCGACCGGCACGCCGCCGGCGAACAGGTGTTCGACCTCGATCTGGCCGCCCGAAGGCGCCAGCAACACGCCACGCTCGATCAGGTTTTCCAATTCCCGCACATTACCCGGCCAGGCGTATTCCGAGAGCACGTGAATTGCCCGATCGGACAATGTTTGCGCCCGTTTATTGTAAATCGGTGCGAACTTCTCGATCATCGATTCCGTTAACAGCGGAATATCCGATTTTCGTTCTCGCAGCGGCGGAACCAGCACCGGATAGGTCGCCAGCCGGTAATACAGGTCGGCGCGAAAGCGTCCTTCGGCGATCGCCTGCTGCAGATTGACGTTGGTCGCGGAGATCAGCCGTACGTCGACCTTGCGGGTCTGCTCGTCGCCGAGCCGTTCGATTTCACCGGTCTGCAGCACGCGCAACAGCTTGACCTGGGCCGACGGCGAAAGGTCGCCGACCTCGTCGAGAAACAGGGTGCCGCCGTCGGCGCGCTCGAAGCGCCCGGCCCGCGACTGCTGCGCACCGGTGTAGGCGCCCTTTTGCACCCCGAACAGTTCCGACTCGATCAGCTCGTTCGGGATCGCCGCGCAATTGATCGCCACGAAGGGGCGCTGTGCGCGGTCGCTGTTCTCGTGCAGCCAGCGCGCGAACACTTCCTTGCCGACACCGGTTTCGCCGAGCAGCAATACATTGATCGGGCTGTTCGCGGCCTTGCTCAACAGCTCGAAGGCGGCCCGGAACCCGGGCGAGTTTCCGATCAGGTGCCCCGGCTCGTGCCGTTCGCGCAGACGGCCTCGCAGCTGCGTCAGTTCCTCTTCCATTTCGCGCAGCTGACCGTCGATGTCCTCCGCGCGAAACAGGCTCAAATAGGCTTCGTCGTCCCAGGCCTCGGCCGGCTTGCCGACGATTCTGCATTGCTCGTCGCCGCGGGCGACGCAGTGGGTTTCACGAAAGACGATGAATCGTTTGAAGAATTGCGACACATACCCGGAAGCGTAGCCCACCAGGCTCCAGCAGGCCGGCTCGGTAGCGGCGCCGCACAGCTGCATGTGCGATTCGGCCTCCCAGGAGCCGGCCCAGTCGACCTCGCCGAAAAAGCTGCCTTGCTCCCAGTCGATCTTGGCCTCGGTGATGGTGGCCTTGACCAGACCTTCGAATGCGTGCAGTTCCGGGCCAATGCGAAACACATCGTAATTGTCTTCTGCGCCGTAGAGCTTGTGCGCGAACTCGGCATCCTGCTGACCCGAAACGAAGCCCATGCGCAGCAGCAGTCCCTGCGCGCGCCGTACGCCGAGTGTGTCGAACAGTTCCCGACGCAAGGCGCCGAAGGCCTTGGCATGCAGCAGCAGCATCCGGTTCTCGTCGAGCCAGATGTGTCCGTTGTCGATGTCGAAACGCAGCCTCGACCGCAGATTGAACTTCTCGATCAACCGCTGAGCAACCATATGTCTCCTCGCGGGCTCGCACGCAGATTCGGACGAGTCACGGGGCGCTGGGTCCGCGCCCTCTGTCACGACCCTGGGGGCCGCTGTTCGTATCATCGGTTCACGCCCCGCCCTGCGGCGAGGCGATGTCCGCCAGGCTCAAGCATGGCAGAAGCGTCCCCAGGCCACTGGCCCGATCCGACCATCGACCGCGCCCGGCCGACGACCCGTAGACGCGGAGCCGGATACTCTACCGAAGTCCGAAACCGGGAACTGTAGCGAGTTTTGCACCATCGGCACTCAGACCGCTGTCGCGGCCGTCGCAGCCTGATCGCGTCCGAGCGCTTGCCCGGCAGGCTGCGGACGCCCTGGACGCAGCAGGAAATATCCGAGCGCCGGCAACAGAATCAAGGCGCCGAGCATGTTCCAGATGAACATGAACGCCAGCAGGATGCCCATGTCGGCCTGGAACTTGATCGGCGACCATACCCAGGTCGCGACTGCGATGCCCAGGGTGATGCCGGTCAGCACCACGATCTTGCCG from the Gammaproteobacteria bacterium genome contains:
- a CDS encoding catechol 2,3-dioxygenase encodes the protein MAMTGVLRPGHAQLRVLDLEEGVHHYRDVLGLVETGRDEQGRVYLKCWDEFDHNSVILRQADRAGLDFVGFKVLDKATLEKLDADLRAYGVKTERIPAGDMLETGERVRFETPTGHLFELYAEKTVVGNGCGLVDPKPWAPDAVHGIAPIRLDHLLLYGPNIAEVQKLFTEVLGFTLVERVLNPEGTGNVVIFLSCSIKSHDIAFGDYPEPGKLHHCSFLMESWEQVLRAGDIMSMNKVAVDIGPTRHGVTRGATIYAWDPSGNRFETFKDHRHPYPDHEPLTWTFDGLGSGGGLDYVQRRLHETFLTIVT
- a CDS encoding sigma 54-interacting transcriptional regulator, yielding MVAQRLIEKFNLRSRLRFDIDNGHIWLDENRMLLLHAKAFGALRRELFDTLGVRRAQGLLLRMGFVSGQQDAEFAHKLYGAEDNYDVFRIGPELHAFEGLVKATITEAKIDWEQGSFFGEVDWAGSWEAESHMQLCGAATEPACWSLVGYASGYVSQFFKRFIVFRETHCVARGDEQCRIVGKPAEAWDDEAYLSLFRAEDIDGQLREMEEELTQLRGRLRERHEPGHLIGNSPGFRAAFELLSKAANSPINVLLLGETGVGKEVFARWLHENSDRAQRPFVAINCAAIPNELIESELFGVQKGAYTGAQQSRAGRFERADGGTLFLDEVGDLSPSAQVKLLRVLQTGEIERLGDEQTRKVDVRLISATNVNLQQAIAEGRFRADLYYRLATYPVLVPPLRERKSDIPLLTESMIEKFAPIYNKRAQTLSDRAIHVLSEYAWPGNVRELENLIERGVLLAPSGGQIEVEHLFAGGVPVAPAGATVDRQGIVCDPREASREKIYEALLAPDFDLAAHESQLIELAVRRADGNLAQAARTLGITRRQLAYRLKQTEPD
- a CDS encoding aromatic/alkene monooxygenase hydroxylase subunit beta — its product is MQIDLRTVSIQPQRQTFDHLARRFGDKPASRYQEGSYDLQAAENLHYKPLWDPQQALYDAGITRIVMRDWYALKDPRQFYYNTYTLTRARQQETTEANFGFVESRGLASSLPEEVRDLALRLLVPLRHAAWGANQNNSFICGYGYGVTFTQPCMYHAMDNLGIAQYLSRLGMLLGGVEALDDGKRAWISAAAWQPLRRYVEDCLVLRDPFELFVAQNVALDGLLYPLIYERIVDDYLSSRGGSAVAMLTQFMSDWFAETRKWVDATLKIAAAESEHNRALLQEWIQAWISRAASALVPLVELALKDQADDLVGEQLQLFRSRIEKTGIAI
- a CDS encoding MmoB/DmpM family protein; this translates as MSTVFIALQANEETRPIVEAIEIDNPQATVIRQPAMIKIDAPDRLVIRKQTIEEQLGREFDLQELHINLITLTGNVSEDEDALTLSWTS
- a CDS encoding phenol hydroxylase subunit, whose product is MNGSVCRSGTSASAFDTTRRFVRVTGERANGFVEFDFAIGEPEVFVEMILGREAFAEFCAANRVELLPRRRPQDKADADRGDWDWRLADATHIRFK